The Lycium ferocissimum isolate CSIRO_LF1 chromosome 10, AGI_CSIRO_Lferr_CH_V1, whole genome shotgun sequence genome window below encodes:
- the LOC132034565 gene encoding uncharacterized protein LOC132034565 yields the protein MYGIKASKLLGFAEPVEKILAPSVIISAKEKIPLEIDPENVIINRSGEVKPNLHGSAEPLDGALARSVIISFEEKSPFNIEKETTQATNANQVKEKRKRRKRKSKNGDEDPWLPAGWKMIEKYRKKGKLAGYVYKTYKAPGVRKSFRSKKQALEHIKNQKLDGVDSFRGDKSLEDNVREAQTGETFNKLAFLKL from the exons ATGTACGGGATCAAGGCGTCAAAGCTACTTGGTTTTGCCGAACCCGTAGAAAAAATTCTAGCTCCGTCCGTGATTATCAGCGCTAAGGAGAAAATCCCTTTAGAGATTGATCCAGAAAATGTTATCATTAACAGAAGCGGAG AAGTTAAGCCAAATCTGCATGGCTCGGCCGAACCCCTAGACGGAGCTCTAGCTCGGTCCGTGATCATTAGCTTTGAAGAGAAAAGTCCCTTCAACATTGAGAAAGAAACTACACAAGCTACCAATGCAAATCAGGtcaaagagaagagaaaaagaagaaagaggaaatcTAAAAATGGCGATGAAGATCCTTGGTTGCCTGCTGGATGGAAAATGATTGAAAAATATCGCAAAAAGGGTAAACTTGCAGGCTATGTTTATAAG ACTTATAAGGCACCAGGTGTACGAAAATCTTTTCGATCAAAAAAACAAGCTCTTGAGCATATTAAGAACCAAAAACTAGATGGAGTTGACAG tTTCAGGGGTGATAAAAGTTTGGAAGATAATGTACGAGAGGCTCAAACTGGTGAGACTTTTAATAAGCTAGCATTCCTGAAACTTTAG